The Belonocnema kinseyi isolate 2016_QV_RU_SX_M_011 chromosome 1, B_treatae_v1, whole genome shotgun sequence genomic interval TTCACCCCTAAATTGAATCTTATAGAAAAGTCGAATCAAATTAACATTGCAATAATTTATACTTTGATATATAGTTCATTCTGAAATATCttccaactttattttttatgctttctaaatgttcaaaaaatgtgaaaagtacGGTGCCAAATAGTTTCACACGCAAGGAGACatattttattaatgataaaaataatctgctaattttaaataattgtaagtaaataaaaataatagtgtaTTGAATTTACTGTTATAGATTTTACACGAAAACTTATATGACTTGAAAATCTGCTTGTATATGATTTACAGTAGTGTGTTTATTATGGCGAGAAAATTGTAGCAAATTCAATATGGTGCAGTGAAATTCAGTAGAAATATTACGTATTGCTTTAAGCTTTAAGCggtatattattattaaacagtttcaaaagtTGACTTAATTCGTATGGAAATCGAGTAAAAGTGAAAAGTTTTCCTTGCTTACAGGAATCGTGTGAATAAAAAGATCACGAACTAGTTAAATATGAATTGTTTCGTTTTGTGAAATTTACGGGATCATGCAAAAATATAACGAAGAAGCATCAAAGCACAACAATAGTTAAAGCAAGTACTATCAACAAATATGAAAAacacaaattatataaaatagtgCCTTCAAAATACATTATCTAGTCATGGTAAAAGTACGTGTTTAGTTGCAATAGGCCTTACTTCAAGTAACAGTCCAAGTGTTGACCGCTAAAAATCCAGCCCATCGAGAATAAGGTTGAAACCAACTTAGAATAATAGAATAGAGTGAGTTGAAGCAGAATCGATATGGTTGCCTAACCTCATCTTGTGATGATGCCCGAAAAAAGGTCGCTTTCAGTACGATTTTTCGGTAGGTTTCCAGCCCTTCGAATATAAGGATGAACAAAATCTCAAAATTGAGAACAGAATCAATCTTAACCCAAAGCACTAGGGCTTCCATCCCACATCCTGTCCGAAACACTTAGCAATCCCTTTCGAAAGTCCATATCTTCGATCGGTTTCCAGCCAATCGAGAATAAGgatgaaattatcattaaataaagTTTGATCTTCTCCTAAATAATCCActaatcttttatattttccgAAAAACCGGGCaaacctttttgaaatttgaaaaagagccTCCTGGGGTAAACATATAACAATTTCCCCTGCAATGTAATTTTATAGAAGCTGTTTTATAGAAGCTTCGGGTTAAGCTCTTTCTGTGCTACATTTTAAGCTTTTTTCATCCCTGTTCTCGATGGACTGAAAACTGACTGAAAATTCGTACCAGATGTGACCTTTTTCTGGGCATCTGGACAGGATGAGCTTAGGCAACCATACTAATTCTATTTCAGCTCACGCAATTCTATTATTCTAAGTTGGTTTCATCCTTATTCTCGATGAGCTGAAATTTCTGcggctacggcgtccttagcagcaatgggagaaagacaaagtatgagtgaattcgagctataaattggGGCACccgatttaaaacaatcacagaaaaacagtaaaaatttgctgcaggtaagaccggGAAcgattaatgattaaacatatttcggctaAAGTTTCACTAaggttagaaaaataatcctGAACTCGTCGATTGCGttgcgctgaagtgagcaaatttcagtaaaacatgtagaatcagcaacagaaaacaccaaaaaaaaattttttactgttatatcttctccgaaataaatcacattattgtagacgaattagaacttatttaataccatttagcaataGCAAAATGTTGCTGCATAGCGCTGGCGTTGTAATTGTGGCTACAACGGgaattctaggtacagcacatagagttgcaaatggaagaaaccctcttcttaaaatggtcaggaatcacgaagaagtgggcaaaggagcgtttctgtacaaagcagcggagNNNNNNNNNNNNNNNNNNNNNNNNNNNNNNNNNNNNNNNNNNNNNNNNNNNNNNNNNNNNNNNNNNNNNNNNNNNNNNNNNNNNNNNNNNNNNNNNNNNNtgccaagctttcacttgctaatagcctaaaaagcatccctgcgtgtcaacaatatgctagaacacttgcggaaaaaaagcagaaggcggttgtccttgggtccctccgtgttcttagggtgcacgaggcttttgctggatcgttgtattgattcctttacagactgtaaccgcctatctcacggttgtgagacgtggttatggctgaaattttactgcgatttcactagaagcgggtgcaattattcagattagcacccgctcccggcgaaatcctgcggttgtccttatgaccaatttttaattatatatattagggtagcccaaaaaatcacattcgagaaattttaacgggcttgttggccaaattgTTCTCGTAGgtaaataaatgtatgcctatttttttatttccaaacaaaatatttttagaactcgctctgaggctttaaagtttcctgatttgaagtaaagaaatccttacaccagctacaggtttaacccagagagcagctatagatttattaacttataattactctgccattcaactcattgtcagtcaccgcagcGTGGGATGGCAGAAAATACGGTAtacaatgagcggaccgaccgagggtcaactttttttcagccgtccacctgcagtcccttcagccggtgttcaacttaaatgcctcatttttcataagcttttcttgcactttattcaatttaaattatactttgaatcatttttttttagaaatctattctcaatagtctaaagaatgtctctttaaaatgtcaagttacacaagtatatctgagggtcacaatgagcctaaaaaattgccattatatgccatttttgatatgcctaaaacttttgcataatatttatgagatataaaattgcgataaatgcaatattcattgataagtgaacaagtatattaaatatcaaataaattgacttataatttcctgtccaaaatcgaagaaataaaaattggaaacattttacatgttaaactccatgagataaaaaaatggccagagcgagttctaaaaatattttttttcgaaaagaaaaaaataggcatacatttatttgcctactagaACGATTNNNNNNNNNNNNNNNNNNNNNNNNNNNNNNNNNNNNNNNNNNNNNNNNNNNNNNNNNNNNNNNNNNNNNNNNNNNNNNNNNNNNNNNNNNNNNNNNNNNNgaatgctgcatctttgcagacacatctatcgatgagcaggttctcccgacatccggctacgcctttctttgagcctcgatgttcatacatttcttgccacactggttcaattgcccgaacaatcctatagctgtgaatatcttataaagcgtgttcagacaagttattggcctgtagttcttcgggtcagctaagttgcctattttcggcaggagtattgtgcgcccttccaccaaccactctggaatcggctcttcctacttcaaatatgaggtgaaaatacgggccaaatgctgatgggttgaagaaaacttcttccaccagaatgttttgatacaatctggtcccggtgcggaataattcttcatccctcttaatactcttttcacctcctcggtagtgatgggtgggcattctttatcaagtgttatgagggcaacacataactccttgaagctatttatattttcggagtcttcgtccagtctatgctgaacttcgtaggcttctctccaaaatacttcgacctcctctggtttgggtgggtgttcgacagtaactggagggtctcggaagagtcgagatgggtcagagagaaactgttgattttctctgacccatctctccctccgctctagacttctcttagcgtcagatagtatccgtaatctctcaacaatatgctgcctgatggtcagcagctttgacttgttaagtgtgtgataacgggtccggagttcgcgcgcgaactttcgaaccttggcagtgaaattcctgccagatgtgatgtagtcaatcacacattgaatgcgggacgcgtactgtcttgccccgcctatctttatggcaagatgatgcattcgttttttggtcttatgatcagccgttggttttgttttacggttcgcatcagccaaagctctcgctgcattatacacacaataattgatagcccagaagtcggattcacttgaaaaatgtccacgaagctcgtcatccatttcagccagatctttaggcttgagagaaaccttggtgttgatgtttctccgggttgtaaagcatcgctcttcatctattggatgcctgcccgcggttggtcttagtgtcgccgctctttctttgttgccggcttgttctagctgtagtagagtaggccttccgcttacatagccccttttacggagtagttcagcatggtttcgcagacgttgctgcgaaaagtgcgatagctccgggtgtttctcgcattacagagcatgcagccgtgtcatgtaaccccgttcacggaccacactcgcatcgtagcagtctagcaagtcgtgattcagttgcccTATCCAcctaaaggtcacgagatcccgcccatccatcgcattgaatccattttcattggctcccccagctctagattggtcggcattgttggccgacagaGTTGGCCGACAGAGccagaaaggggttcgtccatccttgtagagccccgcatgcaaggataagactgcttactctgagaggtcgcccggtatcccagagtcaccgttctagacacctcacccaggtgccattcagctttcggcacggttttcacacctccgcttgggggttaattccttcgggaccacccctggacaattgtccgcgactgcctatttatttttgtaaccatattcagcagaaacccttggtacagggaccctctatccgcaacccgaggacgcgaaGGTCTGATAGAGAAGGTGAAAAAAAGGAGCATCTTCCAAGAACAGACATGTCAGGATATTGtcggagatttcaaaagattctgtgtggaattttatagaaatattttcaatgtgaGACGTACATTTTAATCGAGTCTTCATAAATTCTAACAACCACCGTCATTTTGGTTGGATTCGTAATAAGAGTATATAAATTGATACGCAAAATAAACCTAATCTATGTTTTAAGCGATATTATAGTTCACATGTTTTATGCAGGCCTCTTCTTGTTATCAATTTAAACGAGCGGCGGCTTAACTCTGTCTATCTAATCTTCATGgctagtactgcgccagtactggttGCCAGTACTTCTCAACAGCACTGGTGCCGTACTGAAAGCCAGTACCGAACATAGTTATTATCCCAAGGTCCTTCCAGCACTGCgccagtactggcagtcagtatTGTGCCAACGCTTCCAGTCCTGGCGCAGAATTGCGCCAGTAGCTAATTTCCCAATGGGCACACGATTAGAACAAGCTGTGATACACTCAAAACAGTACTTTCTAAATTTGAAGCAGTCAAATGTCACTGATtttcagtgagatttcactgattgaaatagctgACCTTTGTGTTTAGTGATCTTTGTCACTAAACAACGTTCGACAAATACCGCAACCAGAAGTGAAGCGAATATAAACAGCTATGAAGGCTTCTGCTGTGTAATCGGAAACCAACTCGAAGTGAACTGAGCTTGAGGCACAACAGACAAAAATACAAGTCCAGGCCTTGTGGGAATGGTGACCTCGTCCTTTGGAGGTGCGAACATTGATGGGGCCAACATAGCCCACCCCAGTATTCATGAATGCTCGTTGAGGTGGAGTAATGCGGATGAAAGAGAGGTGACCCATCAGCTGTTGCTGAGTATTAACTCTGTTACTGGCGCAG includes:
- the LOC117179026 gene encoding uncharacterized protein LOC117179026, with the translated sequence MQISQSSTIIKSTPLFDGQLLHVGGRLKHSLLTYDEKYPLILTPKPILTILIIRDCHLRCLHGGVQLALSTLRLPYLILRGRSLVRLLIHRCIPCASNRVNTQQQLMGHLSFIRITPPQRAFMNTGVGYVGPINVRTSKGRGHHSHKAWTCIFVCCASSSVHFELVSDYTAEAFIAVYIRFTSGCGICRTLFSDKDH